The following are encoded together in the Buteo buteo chromosome 2, bButBut1.hap1.1, whole genome shotgun sequence genome:
- the CD40 gene encoding tumor necrosis factor receptor superfamily member 5 isoform X1 gives MKQLGLVGLLGAALLGCWEPGDTIRCFDKQYEHKGKCCNRCPPGQKLVSECNGTEDSLCAHCESGHYQQSWTKERHCAPHDICEDNAGLIVKRQGNATHNTVCHCQAGMHCSDTSCQTCVENQPCQHGFGFVEAKAMARMSSPCEPCAEGTFSNVSSKTEPCHPWTSCEEKGLVVKEKGTNTSDVICESGRLSFLSVLIPITAAVVTCLLGICIYCLVHADPRRRVHKQARKPGEILEAQQPMEVGEEVFPVQETLLGGQPVAQEDGKESRISEQERL, from the exons ATGAAGCAGCTCGGGCTGGTGGGGCTCCTCGGCGCGGCTCTGCTGGGC TGCTGGGAGCCTGGTGACACCATAAGATGCTTTGATAAGCAGTATGAACACAAGGGCAAGTGCTGTAACCGGTGTCCACCAG GGCAAAAGCTGGTCTCTGAATGCAATGGCACAGAAGACTCTCTCTGTGCCCACTGTGAGAGCGGACACTATCAGCAGAGCTGGACCAAGGAGAGGCACTGTGCCCCCCACGATATCTGTGAAGACA ATGCCGGCCTCATTGTGAAGAGGCAAGGAAATGCAACACACAACACGGTGTGCCACTGCCAGGCCGGCATGCACTGCTCTGACACCAGCTGCCAGACCTGTGTGGAGaaccagccctgccagcacgGCTTCGGCTTTGTGGAAG ccaaGGCCATGGCCCGGATGTCATCGCCCTGCGAGCCCTGTGCAGAAGGCACCTTCTCCAATGTCTCCTCTAAAACCGAGCCGTGCCATCCCTGGACAAG CTGTGAGGAAAAGGGGCTGGTGGTGAAGGAGAAAGGGACGAACACCTCGGACGTGATCTGCG AATCGGGCAGGCTCTCCTTCCTGTCAGTGCTGATCCCCATCACGGCCGCGGTTGTCACGTGCCTCTTGGGCATCTGCATCTACTGCCTGGTCCATGCAG ATCCCAGGCGACGGGTGCACAAGCAG GCCAGGAAGCCTGGAGAGATCCTGGAGGCTcagcagcccatggaggtgggggaagaagtCTTCCCTGTGCAGGAGACCCTGCTTGGGGGCCAGCCCGTGGCCCAGGAAGATGGCAAGGAGAGCCGCATCTCAGAGCAGGAAAGGCTGTGA
- the CD40 gene encoding tumor necrosis factor receptor superfamily member 5 isoform X2: MKQLGLVGLLGAALLGCWEPGDTIRCFDKQYEHKGKCCNRCPPGQKLVSECNGTEDSLCAHCESGHYQQSWTKERHCAPHDICEDNAGLIVKRQGNATHNTVCHCQAGMHCSDTSCQTCVENQPCQHGFGFVEAKAMARMSSPCEPCAEGTFSNVSSKTEPCHPWTSCEEKGLVVKEKGTNTSDVICDPRRRVHKQARKPGEILEAQQPMEVGEEVFPVQETLLGGQPVAQEDGKESRISEQERL; this comes from the exons ATGAAGCAGCTCGGGCTGGTGGGGCTCCTCGGCGCGGCTCTGCTGGGC TGCTGGGAGCCTGGTGACACCATAAGATGCTTTGATAAGCAGTATGAACACAAGGGCAAGTGCTGTAACCGGTGTCCACCAG GGCAAAAGCTGGTCTCTGAATGCAATGGCACAGAAGACTCTCTCTGTGCCCACTGTGAGAGCGGACACTATCAGCAGAGCTGGACCAAGGAGAGGCACTGTGCCCCCCACGATATCTGTGAAGACA ATGCCGGCCTCATTGTGAAGAGGCAAGGAAATGCAACACACAACACGGTGTGCCACTGCCAGGCCGGCATGCACTGCTCTGACACCAGCTGCCAGACCTGTGTGGAGaaccagccctgccagcacgGCTTCGGCTTTGTGGAAG ccaaGGCCATGGCCCGGATGTCATCGCCCTGCGAGCCCTGTGCAGAAGGCACCTTCTCCAATGTCTCCTCTAAAACCGAGCCGTGCCATCCCTGGACAAG CTGTGAGGAAAAGGGGCTGGTGGTGAAGGAGAAAGGGACGAACACCTCGGACGTGATCTGCG ATCCCAGGCGACGGGTGCACAAGCAG GCCAGGAAGCCTGGAGAGATCCTGGAGGCTcagcagcccatggaggtgggggaagaagtCTTCCCTGTGCAGGAGACCCTGCTTGGGGGCCAGCCCGTGGCCCAGGAAGATGGCAAGGAGAGCCGCATCTCAGAGCAGGAAAGGCTGTGA